In the genome of Globicephala melas chromosome 3, mGloMel1.2, whole genome shotgun sequence, one region contains:
- the SQSTM1 gene encoding sequestosome-1 isoform X1: protein MAMSYVKDDIFRIYIKEKKECRRDHRPPCAQEVPRNMVHPNVICDGCNGPVVGTRYKCSVCPDYDLCSVCEGKGMHREHSKLAFPSPFGRPSEGFSHSRWLRKLKHGHFGWPGWEMGPPGNWSPRPPRAGDAHPGPAAESASGPSEDPSVNFLKNVGESVAAALSPLGIEVDIDVEHGGKRSRLTPTSPGSSTPEEKCSSQTSSCCSNPSKPDGDVEGMAQSLVEQVNKIALESGGQPEEQMESDNCSGGDDDWTHLSSKEVDPSTGELQSLQMPESEGPSSLDPSQEGPTGLKEAALYPHLPPEADPRLIESLSQMLSMGFSDEGGWLTRLLQTKDYDIGAALDTIQYSKHPPPL, encoded by the exons ATGGCGATGTCATATGTGAAGGATGACATCTTCCGTATTTACATTAAAG AGAAGAAGGAGTGCCGGCGGGACCACCGACCCCCGTGTGCTCAGGAGGTGCCCCGAAACATGGTGCACCCCAACGTTATCTGTGATGGTTGCAACGGGCCAGTGGTGGGGACCCGCTACAAGTGCAGCGTCTGTCCTGACTACGATCTATGCTCTGTCTGCGAGGGGAAGGGCATGCACAGGGAGCACAGCAAGCTTGCCTTCCCCAGCCCCTTCGGGCGCCCTTCTGAG GGCTTCTCTCACAGCCGCTGGCTGCGGAAGCTGAAACACGGGCACTTTGGGTGGCCTGGCTGGGAGATGGGCCCACCGGGGAACTGGAGCCCACGTCCTCCTCGAGCAGGGGATGCCCACCCTGGCCCTGCTGCAGAATCAG cttCTGGTCCATCGGAGGATCCCAGTGTGAATTTCCTCAAGAATGTAGGGGAGAGTGTGGCAGCTGCCCTCAGCCCTCTGG GCATTGAAGTCGATATTGACGTGGAACATGGAGGAAAGAGAAGCCGCCTGACACCCACCTCCCCAGGCAGCTCCACCCCAGAGGAGAAGTGTAGCTCTCAGACAAGCAGCTGCTGTTCCAACCCCAGCAAGCCAGACGGGGACGTGGAAGGCATGGCACAGTCTCTGGTGGAGCAAGTGAACAAGATCGCCCTGGAGTCAGGGGGTCAGCCTGAG GAACAGATGGAGTCTGATAACTGTTCAGGAGGAGATGATGACTGGACTCATTTGTCTTCAAAAGAGGTGGACCCGTCTACAGGTGAACTCCAGTCTTTACAGATGCCTGAATCTGAAGGGCCAAGCTCTCTGGACCCTTCCCAGGAAGGACCCACAGGGCTGAAGGAAGCTGCATTGTACCCACATCTGCCACCAG AAGCTGACCCCCGGCTGATTGAGTCCCTCTCCCAGATGCTATCCATGGGGTTCTCTGATGAAGGCGGCTGGCTCACCAGGCTCCTACAGACCAAGGATTATGACATCGGGGCTGCCCTAGACACCATCCAGTATTCAAAACACCCACCGCCGTTGTGA
- the SQSTM1 gene encoding sequestosome-1 isoform X2, producing MASLTVKAYLLGKEDAAREIRRFSFCFSAEPEAEAESTAGPRPCERLLSRVAALFPVLRPGGFQAHYRDEDGDLVAFSSDEELKMAMSYVKDDIFRIYIKEKKECRRDHRPPCAQEVPRNMVHPNVICDGCNGPVVGTRYKCSVCPDYDLCSVCEGKGMHREHSKLAFPSPFGRPSEGFSHSRWLRKLKHGHFGWPGWEMGPPGNWSPRPPRAGDAHPGPAAESASGPSEDPSVNFLKNVGESVAAALSPLGIEVDIDVEHGGKRSRLTPTSPGSSTPEEKCSSQTSSCCSNPSKPDGDVEGMAQSLVEQVNKIALESGGQPEEQMESDNCSGGDDDWTHLSSKEVDPSTGELQSLQMPESEGPSSLDPSQEGPTGLKEAALYPHLPPEADPRLIESLSQMLSMGFSDEGGWLTRLLQTKDYDIGAALDTIQYSKHPPPL from the exons ATGGCGTCGCTCACCGTGAAGGCCTACCTTCTGGGCAAGGAGGACGCAGCCCGCGAGATCCGCCGCTTCAGCTTCTGTTTTAGCGCGGAGCCCGAAGCGGAAGCTGAGTCCACAGCTGGCCCGCGGCCCTGCGAGCGGCTGCTGAGCCGGGTGGCCGCCCTGTTCCCCGTACTACGGCCCGGCGGCTTCCAGGCTCACTACCGCG ATGAGGACGGGGACTTGGTTGCCTTTTCCAGTGACGAGGAACTGAAGATGGCGATGTCATATGTGAAGGATGACATCTTCCGTATTTACATTAAAG AGAAGAAGGAGTGCCGGCGGGACCACCGACCCCCGTGTGCTCAGGAGGTGCCCCGAAACATGGTGCACCCCAACGTTATCTGTGATGGTTGCAACGGGCCAGTGGTGGGGACCCGCTACAAGTGCAGCGTCTGTCCTGACTACGATCTATGCTCTGTCTGCGAGGGGAAGGGCATGCACAGGGAGCACAGCAAGCTTGCCTTCCCCAGCCCCTTCGGGCGCCCTTCTGAG GGCTTCTCTCACAGCCGCTGGCTGCGGAAGCTGAAACACGGGCACTTTGGGTGGCCTGGCTGGGAGATGGGCCCACCGGGGAACTGGAGCCCACGTCCTCCTCGAGCAGGGGATGCCCACCCTGGCCCTGCTGCAGAATCAG cttCTGGTCCATCGGAGGATCCCAGTGTGAATTTCCTCAAGAATGTAGGGGAGAGTGTGGCAGCTGCCCTCAGCCCTCTGG GCATTGAAGTCGATATTGACGTGGAACATGGAGGAAAGAGAAGCCGCCTGACACCCACCTCCCCAGGCAGCTCCACCCCAGAGGAGAAGTGTAGCTCTCAGACAAGCAGCTGCTGTTCCAACCCCAGCAAGCCAGACGGGGACGTGGAAGGCATGGCACAGTCTCTGGTGGAGCAAGTGAACAAGATCGCCCTGGAGTCAGGGGGTCAGCCTGAG GAACAGATGGAGTCTGATAACTGTTCAGGAGGAGATGATGACTGGACTCATTTGTCTTCAAAAGAGGTGGACCCGTCTACAGGTGAACTCCAGTCTTTACAGATGCCTGAATCTGAAGGGCCAAGCTCTCTGGACCCTTCCCAGGAAGGACCCACAGGGCTGAAGGAAGCTGCATTGTACCCACATCTGCCACCAG AAGCTGACCCCCGGCTGATTGAGTCCCTCTCCCAGATGCTATCCATGGGGTTCTCTGATGAAGGCGGCTGGCTCACCAGGCTCCTACAGACCAAGGATTATGACATCGGGGCTGCCCTAGACACCATCCAGTATTCAAAACACCCACCGCCGTTGTGA